One Paraburkholderia sp. IMGN_8 DNA window includes the following coding sequences:
- the clpS gene encoding ATP-dependent Clp protease adapter ClpS translates to MAIIPDKQDGTVLERQEKKLKPPSMYKVVLLNDDFTPMEFVVMIVQEYFNKDRETATQVMLKVHREGRGVCGVYTRDIASTKVEQVVTHARQAGHPLQCVMEEA, encoded by the coding sequence ATGGCGATTATCCCGGACAAGCAGGACGGCACCGTACTGGAGCGGCAGGAAAAGAAGCTGAAGCCGCCTTCCATGTACAAGGTGGTGCTGTTGAATGACGACTTCACGCCGATGGAATTTGTCGTGATGATCGTGCAGGAATATTTCAATAAAGATCGTGAAACCGCAACGCAGGTTATGTTGAAGGTGCATCGCGAGGGCAGGGGAGTTTGTGGGGTCTATACGCGGGACATCGCGTCGACCAAAGTCGAGCAAGTCGTTACCCACGCACGGCAGGCCGGGCATCCGCTGCAGTGTGTGATGGAGGAAGCATGA
- a CDS encoding cold-shock protein, translated as MATGTVKWFNDAKGFGFITPDEGGEDLFAHFSAIQMNGFKTLKEGQKVTFEVVQGPKGKQASNIQAPA; from the coding sequence ATGGCAACTGGTACGGTCAAATGGTTCAATGACGCAAAAGGTTTCGGATTCATTACGCCTGATGAAGGTGGTGAGGATCTGTTTGCACACTTCTCGGCCATCCAGATGAATGGGTTCAAGACCCTCAAGGAAGGTCAAAAAGTAACCTTCGAGGTCGTGCAAGGCCCGAAAGGCAAGCAGGCATCGAACATCCAGGCACCTGCCTGA